Below is a genomic region from Erigeron canadensis isolate Cc75 chromosome 7, C_canadensis_v1, whole genome shotgun sequence.
TTTATGTGATGTTAAGTGTTATCTATCTTTGATTACATTTATACAGTTCTTGAATGTATCTTTCGACTTTCAAAGTTAACTTTTTTAGGCATgtctttataaatatatgtgaaaTGTGTGTAATTAAGAATGAGCGTGAAGAACAGTGGAGTGACAAAAGAAATGTCACACCTGGAAGTATCAAGACCTCAATAAAAGGTCCATGCTTTTTAGCATGGACAAATTGTTTATATCCCAACTCTGACTGTTTCCTGCTTTTCCCATTTAAAATCTCCACCCTAGAAGTTGTGTACTCTCTTAAGTCCCTACCCTTAATAAGTTAATATATCTTTTGTGGTTTTGTAACTTTGATTGCCGTCCCAAGTGTAACTTAAAGGACTATAATCTTTATCTCTtctataagtttatttttttaacatatgaaCGTAATCGATAGAAAGGTGAATTGTAAATTAGATGTGTAGTATCCTGTCTCAAGTTTAATCAGAATGACTGTAGATTTACCTTTCAAGATGTAAACTTTATCGATAGAAATGTAAATGTGAAATAGAAAGCATCTCAGTTGTTGTGATTGAATTTAGCATATTATCATAGGAGCTTTTTAATATTTGAAGATCAATAACAGTCCATGATAATTTTAGTTCCATGCGTATGCTTTATGTTCGTTTCTAGTGAATGTCATAGTAGCATGGTGATGTGTATTTAACCGAATTAAACAGAAGATTGAGACAAGAACTGTAGATAACACAAAAAAGGTAATAGTTGTATGATGATAAACATGGGATTTGAGTTCCCACAACTCCTAACTTGTATTGGAGTTCCAGCCATTCCTAATTGTTCATAAGAACCTCAATAATCAACTGTCTAAAACAATTGGGACTCAGCCCTTATTTAACAAAGACACTTGCACTAACTTGACTTTCATGTAGATACCGgcaattattttaaatttttgaaactCGACAATTCTTAGCCAGTCGATTCATATCACATGGTTCGCCAGACCAATCACAAAGTGTTGATACTTGATATACAGGTGTTCTTATTAAGTTAAGAATTCAGAAGGGCTTTTTTTTAGAGAGAGTTGAATTATATCATAAGAACATTCAGAAAGAAAACTTAGTGTGTTCTAGATGAACAGTTTATGAATCTCGTTTAACCAACTCTATACGACTAGAATGCTGCTCTGCCTTATTATCCATATTATTAATTTGCATCTTTTTGGTTATGCTACAAAAAACTGAAGATTGTTATTTAAGCACAAGAAACTGTACAGGCTATTTTTCTCGCATGGGTTTCTAATGGATTTGCATTGTCTGTCTTTGCATCAGATGCGGAAAAAATGAAGATAATAGGTGAGAATACATTGCAGAAAGCTCATCACAGGTGTCGACGCAAGAAACATGAGCTTAGAATGGTTGATGCTGTTTGACGACATGAGCTTTTGGTAATAACTATATATGTGCAATTATAAAGGATTATTATTGTAATGCAACTATCAGAAGACAGTTAACACTTGTTATTTGTGCATACTTGAACTTCATTTTTTTATCGTGTGGGAGAGGTTGCCTAAGATCCTCCAGCAGTCATTTTACTATAGTCTAATTTTTGTGGCACTATGTAAACTTATCTTATTGGCAAGAGAACATTGTACTGATTTGGTAagactttcttttatttttttttaaataacgaATTAAGGATGTTGTCTGATATGACAGTCCATATGTTTGTACATTCAGTTGATGAATATTCTAAAGTTAGTCTTTACTACAATGGATCCCATCAacaaatgatatatgatattgTAAGAATAATAAGCTGTTCTGTGAAAACTAGTTTGCAGTTTTTTATTCCTGTAAATGTGTTTGATGAAGTAGATCTTTCAGTCTAACCAGGACCCGTTTATTGAAGAAGGTAAAACAGTGAAggaagaactttttttttttttttcttggcaGAAACTGCAGTAGCAAATAGTTGTGGAAACACCCGTTCATGCATCTTAATATGCTTAAGAAAGCAAGCATCTGTTGGGTCGAATAGCTTTTCGAGTAGCTCGTATCAGATCCTCATTCGTTCCCAAGTGGAGGCAAACTCTGCGCCACGGTCAGCAATCTGACCCAACCGTCAGATCAATGTAATTCCCTCAGATCGTTTTGCaacaactattttttttttgctgaaAATTGGAGTTAAATCTGGGAGCAAAATATTTTATCGGTTTGGTCATGTTGATTACTCATACAAATGGCATTTAGTCATTTGCAATTGCTTTTGGGAGCACAATATTTCCCAAGACTTATATATTTTCTTCGCTACTTAATGCTATTCTTGATATAAGATGTGCATCCTGGTGTCTCACTATATAAAACTCAAGAGTTTATGTCAGTTTACCCCACTGACTAGGATTACGCTCCAACTTGACAATTGACATGATCGATTTTGAACTCTACGGACTTTGAGTTATAAGGGTAGGTTAAAAAAGACAAGTTTAAAAACACATTGGTCAAGTAAGACATGAAAAATTAATTTCTCACATAGAAGTGTGTTATAATCACAGATATGAAGctataaaaaccaaaaagaccATTGGTTAGGGGTATAACGACTTGATTCTAACTGGTAAACACAAATCTCATAAATCTTGAATGATTTTTGAAGATGGTGTTTGAGTTTTAACTCAAAAATTTCATCATTATTCGTGCTTAAGGGTGATGCTtgcatatgtttttttttttgaacttttttttctcGTTAACTAGgtaatctttttttaaatagcTAGTTTTCAAGCCCGAATTCGAAAAATTCGACTAATAACTCAGATAGCCTCTATACAGAATTTTATGCTTGCAAGTAACCTATCTCAAAAGCTCATAAATATCACTTAAGTAAATTGAGTTTTCAAGTAAGTTGAGCTGAAAGTTTTTTTCTAAATGCTCATCTTGTGAACCTAATCGATGATTAAGTTTCTACTCGAActcaaattttattattttacaagTCGACACAATCGATTATGAACTCAAATAACTCGTGAAAAGCTCgacttcttttttattaaaccTTCAGTCGGAACACGATATTATAGaatctcaccgtataatggtgaattATTACACGTaacctagacaacgagatgttgatcaTGAATTCGAGAAATAGCTAGCTGGACTTAAGGGATATGAATTACAAAAACCATCAAACATGATGGgcaaaatttgaaaaacaaaaaaaatccccaaaacaaaaaccttaaaCTACTATTCGCCTGTCTCAACAGAAATAACAATCCATCCTAAAATGGCAGCAAGAGGATTATCCGGAGAAGCTTTAACGGCATACAGATCATTATTAAGAGCAACACGGAGATCGTTCGCCGGAGACACCATCATGCTCGACGGTTCTGCGGCGGAGGTTAGAAAGAAATTTGAAGAGAACCGGCACGTGACTTCCGAACCTGAGATCCGGAAACTTCTAGATGAGGCACGTGAGGCCTCTGATTTTATATCTAATATGATCGTTCAAGCTAAGCTTAATTCTCGCGGCGGTTAtggtatataatatatatttttactgtaattattttataagttttttcaatatatatatttttttataattttgtgtatatatatgtatatatagatacagatagatatagatgttgTTGTATGTGTATGTTATATGAGTTTTTATGTTAGGATTGAGATTTGTTGATTAGAAGTTTTTGATGATTTATGTAGAAATGATGAGATGAGatgtttaattaattgtaaTGTTAACCTAATTTTGGGGATTTCGGGATGGTCGACATAGACACAAGTTTGTTCCTTTTGCGAAACTTCGGTTACGCCTTAGTGGAGTTGATTAGAGTATTAGGGGTGCAAAGAAGCTATCCGGGATGTAACGTCAGTGCCACACGCTTTATCTCATCTACTTTTGAGACACCACTTTGACGCCTTGTTGTGGACCCGGGACCACTTTTGTaggtaaaagaaattagaaCAATACTAAACTCAGTCGGTGATGATCTGGCGTCTAGACCATTGCCACTCTGAATTTCTTCTATTTGGGTGACATTTTTTCCTCTAATAACGGGAATATTACTAGTCTAGTTTACTCCGTTAGGGTAAATATTCACTTAGGGTAAGATACCTTGTTAATAGGAATCTACTAATAGCTGCTTGAAATTAGAGGGGGTAATATGTTATTCAACTTTAAGAAATGCACTTAATGCGCCGAAACTGCCAGATAGGATTTTGAGAATCGCTATTTGAAGCACATTCGTTACATTTCTCTTACAAATGTTATAATGTTTGCAAGCCTCTTATTTGGTGTTTTAATGGTCACTAGAGAAAACTAATTTACTAGATTTAGTGACAGTTATCTACTGAATTAGGGATTTCAAGTTTTATATTATGGTTGTAATCAGCTCTGTTCTTTTCCTTTATAATTGTGAAGTAGCCCTTTTGTACGGTTTATTTTGAATAGCAAACTCCCACACACTCTACTTATCACCTGTAGGTAGCCTTTAGTCAATGCAGTTTATTTTATAACCACTGCACCATggttgattaatcttgattaaAAATTCAGCATTGTAAGTATgggaaataaaaaagttttgaaaagttGTGTTCAAAAGTATTCACATTTTTTGAGGGAGTGTATTATTTTTTGTGATATGGGTAGGTATAATTGTTATCTTGATACCATGTGTCAAGCATGATGGTTATAAAAATTGTGTATTAGCTACTGGGATTAAATGATCTTTGAACTTGTATGGACAGCCCTTTTGTACTTTTACTATGGGATAGTAATCTTTAATTTCTACTTTTCTAGTCGACGATAGGAAGTGATCTACTTTTCTTCCATAGTTAATCTCGTTTATTATCTGCAGAGGTGAAGGCAAGCAAAGAACATGCAGGAGCAACACTTGAAATCCCTTCTGAAGAAATTCTTAAAAATTCTACCTGAAAAACTGAGGAGCTACAGAGGCTAGTGAGTGGGCGCCCACCAACAGGCTTCTTTGTTTCTTGATCTATTTTCATGTGATAGTGTTCTCGTACTTCTGGTCTGTAGTTCATCATAATTTTTGAGGCTTTTATTTGACTGAACTTATATAACCCTACATGTCATCTAGAGTCACATGGGTTTGTTCTTTTGCAATTGTTGTCGCTTGATTGTAATGAACACACGCTCTTAAATCATTTGCTCAACGGCAATTAGAATTGCTACACTATTGACTAGCCTTCATTCTCTTGACACCATTGATGTCAGATAAAGAGTAATCAGCAGGGCATTAAAAACTTCGTTATATGTCACCACATTTGATAAACTTTTGCCATATCCCAATACTTTGTCTTTAAGCTATTGGTTTTAACCATGTCTTTAAGCTATTGGTTTTAACCATTCTGCACTCATCTGCATTGTCACTgccatttttttt
It encodes:
- the LOC122606845 gene encoding mitochondrial zinc maintenance protein 1, mitochondrial, which encodes MAARGLSGEALTAYRSLLRATRRSFAGDTIMLDGSAAEVRKKFEENRHVTSEPEIRKLLDEAREASDFISNMIVQAKLNSRGGYEVKASKEHAGATLEIPSEEILKNST